Proteins found in one Takifugu flavidus isolate HTHZ2018 chromosome 7, ASM371156v2, whole genome shotgun sequence genomic segment:
- the traf3ip2l gene encoding E3 ubiquitin ligase TRAF3IP2, with the protein MMMTTSVSAPSAPERYLESHYNLPEEHDETMSTLGQEASNVCRPAPTFIPTDHSIHPEHPTLADDSSFGMVQDAERGHYLNLQPPGPSYFSYPSSHSFAVAYGQPTPFPSQANSSRLHPSFASSWSGYPKSLPSYLSQMDFPSSAGSDCLSGCRSLSLPGSTNTSSLEQPLSLCSNPPSANLRHHNLPPYSCPPQGAGCCAQCPAEAFSRRAAPNKPPWPQHHPANDTCYPGNFLLPGLGCTQMGHKSPSKQNNHAYSTPLSLEQRRVFITYEADNEKHVNDVINFAALLRHNGFDTHIDVFEQQLRSISKIDFMERFLSEKGYLIIIIISPKYYETVTASPLLANDERTFNTVYIHKQLQNEFIQNGSKNFRFIPILFPGATKCHVPSWLQNTHIYRWPRDREDILRRLMRVEKYNPPPIGPLPTIISIPI; encoded by the exons ATGATGATGACGACGTCGGTCTCCGCTCCTTCAGCGCCAGAGAG GTACCTGGAAAGTCACTACAACCTGCCCGAAGAGCATGACGAGACCATGAGCACTCTGGGGCAAGAAGCCAGCAATGTCTGCAGGCCAGCCCCCACCTTTATTCCGACAGACCACAGCATCCATCCAGAACATCCCACCCTCGCAGATGACTCGTCCTTCGGGATGGTCCAGGATGCGGAACGCGGTCACTACCTCAATCTCCAGCCGCCTGGCCCGAGCTACTTCTCGTACCCCTCCTCCCACAGCTTTGCTGTTGCTTACGGCCAACCCACTCCGTTTCCCAGCCAGGCCAACAGCTCCCGGCTCCACCCGAGCTTTGCCAGCAGCTGGTCGGGGTACCCCAAAAGCTTGCCTTCCTATTTGAGCCAGATGGATTTTCCCAGCTCTGCTGGAAGCGACTGCCTGTCGGGGTGCAGGTCTCTGTCCCTGCCTGGCAGCACGAACACGAGCAGCCTAGAACAGCCTCTGTCCCTGTGCTCCAACCCACCTTCAGCAAACCTGCGCCATCACAACTTGCCTCCATATTCGTGCCCGCCTCAAGGTGCTGGCTGCTGTGCACAGTGCCCTGCAGAGGCCTTCTCCAGGAGAGCGGCGCCCAACAAACCCCCGTGGCCGCAGCACCACCCAGCGAACGATACGTGCT atCCAGGTAACTTCCTACTTCCTGGACTGGGATGCACCCAAAT GGGTCACAAATCTCCGTCCAAGCAGAACAACCACGCGTACAGCACGCCGCTGTCACTGGAGCAGA GGCGGGTTTTCATCACCTACGAGGCGGACAACGAAAAACATgtgaatgatgtcatcaactTCGCCGCTCTGCTCCGACACAACGGCTTTGACACGCAT ATTGATGTttttgagcagcagctgaggagcatcAGCAAGATCGACTTCATGGAGCGCTTCCTCAGCGAG AAGGGGTatctgatcatcatcatcatcagccccAAGTACTATGAAACGGTGACCGCCTCGCCTCTTCTGGCCAACGACGAGAGGACTTTTAACACTGTCTATATACATAAACAG CTCCAGAATGAGTTCATCCAGAATGGGAGCAAGAATTTCAGGTTCATTCCCATCCTGTTCCCCGGGGCTACGAAG TGCCACGTCCCCAGCTGGCTTCAGAACACGCACATCTACAGGTGGCCCCGAGACCGGGAGGATATTCTGCGGCGGCTGATGAGGGTTGAGAAGTACAACCCGCCCCCTATTGGTCCGCTCCCAACCATCATCTCCATTCCCATCTAA